The Pyrobaculum sp. 3827-6 genome has a segment encoding these proteins:
- a CDS encoding MFS transporter, with the protein MRSINLATLLFFTANGVAIVAIPPYLRDLGVRSESVIGAVVSTAFFVSIVVRPLSGFLGERVGYTRLMSIGVTLAIAAQLMYLLGSPGWVQVGRVFHGLAIATFLPMSIALSVVEGARAIAARSLAVGVGNVLGPLAGSAIYDVGGARLSFTVALAIHAANWVLIRGASGGAAGGGSREPGLRVEGRVFLFMALLTLYAATYMSISTFIPVKLRDHGMPLTYWGLFTSVAALLSLLPRAFLMKAGLVNPVTAAVATAVTLVGMWLATYAEDPLAFALSGAVYGLGQGAVVVTYQILALSGSKRAGLSSSIYTMGWDLGSIIGPIAGGALVESLGYSALHVVPLAMALDVAVLFLYAIRR; encoded by the coding sequence TTGAGATCTATAAACCTCGCTACGCTTCTCTTTTTTACTGCTAATGGAGTGGCTATTGTAGCAATCCCGCCGTATCTCCGCGACCTAGGGGTGAGGAGCGAGTCGGTAATAGGCGCAGTTGTGTCGACGGCGTTCTTCGTGTCGATAGTGGTCCGCCCCCTCAGCGGGTTTCTAGGCGAAAGGGTAGGCTACACAAGGCTCATGAGCATCGGAGTCACCCTGGCGATCGCGGCGCAGCTCATGTACCTATTGGGAAGCCCGGGGTGGGTGCAAGTGGGGAGGGTGTTCCACGGGCTGGCCATCGCCACGTTCCTCCCCATGTCTATAGCGCTGTCGGTGGTGGAGGGGGCGAGGGCCATCGCGGCCCGTTCGCTGGCTGTCGGCGTCGGCAACGTTCTAGGTCCCTTGGCGGGCTCCGCAATATACGACGTGGGGGGCGCCAGGCTGTCCTTCACAGTAGCATTAGCGATACATGCGGCTAACTGGGTCTTGATCCGGGGGGCGAGCGGCGGAGCCGCGGGCGGGGGCTCCCGGGAGCCGGGCCTCAGAGTGGAGGGCCGTGTATTTCTCTTCATGGCTCTCCTAACCCTCTACGCGGCGACTTATATGAGCATTTCCACCTTTATACCAGTTAAGCTTAGAGACCACGGCATGCCTCTCACCTACTGGGGGCTCTTCACCTCTGTTGCGGCGCTTCTGAGTCTTCTCCCCCGGGCTTTCTTAATGAAGGCGGGGCTGGTGAATCCAGTGACCGCGGCTGTGGCCACGGCGGTGACCCTGGTGGGGATGTGGCTGGCCACCTACGCGGAGGATCCCCTGGCTTTTGCCCTCTCCGGAGCCGTATACGGCCTTGGGCAAGGCGCGGTGGTGGTGACGTACCAGATACTCGCCCTCTCCGGTAGCAAGAGGGCGGGGCTGTCAAGCTCGATATACACCATGGGCTGGGACCTGGGGTCGATAATAGGCCCCATCGCCGGCGGCGCTCTGGTGGAGTCCCTGGGCTACTCGGCACTGCACGTAGTCCCACTAGCCATGGCCCTGGACGTCGCCGTCCTGTTTTTATACGCCATCCGCAGGTAG
- a CDS encoding adenosine-specific kinase produces the protein MSIRFEVVEVPIPQGTNVIVGHAHFIKTVEDLYEALVTSVPGVKFGIAFCEASGKRLIRHEGNDEELRKLAIDVCRRIAAGHVFVIYIRNAWPINVLNAIKNVQEVVRIYAATANPLKIIVAEVEPERRGVVGVVDGHSPLGVEAEGDREERKKFLREVTKYKL, from the coding sequence ATGTCGATTAGGTTTGAGGTAGTTGAAGTCCCCATACCCCAGGGCACCAACGTGATTGTGGGGCATGCGCACTTCATTAAGACCGTCGAGGATCTATACGAGGCTCTCGTCACATCTGTCCCCGGGGTTAAGTTCGGCATTGCGTTTTGCGAGGCGTCTGGGAAGCGGCTGATTAGACACGAGGGCAACGACGAGGAGTTGAGAAAACTTGCTATTGATGTATGTAGGAGAATAGCGGCTGGACATGTATTTGTTATATACATACGAAACGCCTGGCCGATTAACGTTCTTAACGCCATCAAAAACGTGCAGGAGGTTGTCAGGATTTACGCGGCCACGGCGAACCCCCTAAAGATTATTGTCGCCGAGGTGGAGCCCGAGAGGCGGGGCGTTGTAGGCGTCGTGGACGGCCACTCGCCGCTCGGCGTAGAGGCCGAGGGCGACAGGGAGGAGAGGAAGAAATTCCTTAGAGAGGTTACGAAGTACAAGCTTTGA
- a CDS encoding Fur family transcriptional regulator has product MESTQVVQVLRDRGYRVTPQRVEVINIVLEKLAKREHPTFNDILNEVKQKMPSISASTVYSILRLLEDSGLVTSFEHNGRTYYDSVSPHINVVCVNSDKVIDVVDDNVINLLRERGVQPLAITVKALCAGQ; this is encoded by the coding sequence ATGGAGTCAACACAGGTGGTGCAGGTCTTGAGGGACAGGGGGTACAGGGTGACTCCTCAGAGAGTTGAAGTTATAAATATTGTACTTGAAAAGCTGGCGAAGAGAGAACACCCCACGTTCAACGACATCCTGAATGAGGTTAAGCAGAAGATGCCCTCCATAAGTGCGAGCACCGTGTACTCCATACTTAGGCTCCTCGAAGACTCGGGACTCGTGACGTCTTTTGAACACAACGGCAGGACGTACTACGACAGCGTGTCGCCACATATAAACGTGGTATGTGTAAATTCCGACAAGGTTATTGACGTAGTGGATGACAACGTTATTAATCTACTGAGGGAGAGGGGGGTCCAGCCCTTGGCGATTACAGTCAAGGCCCTCTGCGCCGGACAGTAA
- a CDS encoding FAD-binding oxidoreductase produces the protein MYDFLVVGSGIVGMATAYHLQRLSPSSKILVVDQYAGVGMGDTAKSAAAFRTAFTSWINRVLAKTSVDFYRRVQEGGVDLGMRFVGYLFMVPENSVELMQKVAGELREMGVAVEIYKKLSAPVRFRVSDDEEAREMELPDIAFGLLVKEAGIMDPEKLVRFYYEEYTRGGGEVLFNTKVEAVLFSPRKPLGIPGEPFTWQEVRASGVETSAGVIEARNVIIATGAWTERLMDAMGFGLPLKPRKRQVFVVKADGEMGKLLHMGLADRDYGPMIILPKGIYLRPEPGEGTFWIGVADRRPFRFEEVPEAEEPLWRFGIYPVLTKYIPAAEGKSPQNAWAGHYDENVVDYQPVVDRLAEGLYVAAGTSGSGIMKADAIGRITAHLALGHERAELYGGTVVDSNILRHNRCFEEERLVI, from the coding sequence ATGTACGACTTCCTCGTGGTGGGCTCGGGGATCGTCGGCATGGCAACCGCCTACCACCTACAGCGCCTCTCCCCCAGCTCCAAAATCCTCGTGGTGGATCAATACGCCGGCGTGGGGATGGGTGACACGGCGAAGTCCGCCGCGGCCTTTAGAACAGCCTTCACGTCATGGATCAACCGCGTGCTTGCGAAAACCAGCGTAGACTTCTACCGAAGGGTCCAGGAGGGCGGCGTGGATCTAGGCATGAGGTTTGTGGGTTACTTATTCATGGTCCCCGAAAACAGCGTAGAGTTGATGCAGAAAGTAGCCGGCGAGCTGAGAGAAATGGGCGTAGCCGTCGAGATCTACAAGAAGCTCAGCGCGCCGGTGAGGTTCAGGGTGTCGGACGACGAAGAGGCGAGAGAGATGGAGCTACCAGACATCGCCTTTGGGCTGTTGGTAAAGGAGGCGGGGATTATGGACCCCGAGAAGTTGGTGAGGTTCTACTACGAGGAGTATACGAGGGGCGGGGGCGAGGTTCTGTTCAACACCAAGGTGGAGGCGGTGCTCTTCTCGCCTAGGAAGCCCCTAGGCATACCCGGGGAGCCCTTCACGTGGCAGGAGGTGAGGGCCTCCGGCGTCGAGACCTCCGCCGGCGTAATTGAGGCGAGGAACGTGATAATAGCCACCGGGGCGTGGACAGAGAGGTTGATGGACGCCATGGGGTTCGGCCTCCCTCTGAAGCCGAGGAAGAGACAAGTCTTCGTAGTTAAGGCAGACGGCGAGATGGGTAAGTTGCTCCACATGGGGCTGGCGGATAGAGACTACGGCCCCATGATCATCCTGCCGAAGGGGATCTACCTCAGGCCGGAGCCGGGCGAGGGCACCTTCTGGATCGGCGTGGCTGACAGGAGGCCCTTCCGGTTTGAGGAGGTGCCTGAGGCCGAGGAGCCTCTGTGGCGCTTCGGCATATACCCAGTGTTGACGAAGTACATCCCCGCGGCGGAGGGGAAATCGCCTCAAAACGCGTGGGCTGGCCACTACGACGAGAACGTCGTCGACTATCAGCCGGTGGTGGATAGACTCGCCGAGGGGCTCTACGTCGCCGCCGGGACAAGCGGCTCGGGGATAATGAAGGCAGACGCCATAGGCAGAATCACGGCGCACCTGGCGCTTGGACATGAGCGGGCTGAGCTCTACGGAGGCACGGTGGTAGACAGCAACATCCTAAGACACAATAGATGTTTCGAAGAGGAGCGCCTGGTGATATAG
- the sucC gene encoding ADP-forming succinate--CoA ligase subunit beta, which translates to MKLHEYEAKELFSKYGVRIPPGRVATTPEEVRRIASELGPPVVLKAQVVVAGRGKAGGIKTANTPEEAYELSQKMFGMNIKGLTVKKIYVTKYVEVSREMYLSLIIDRATRRYLFLASPIGGVDIEEIAKTAPEKIRRVYVDPFVGLRDHHVRAVVSWLGFQQGTPQWQQAASIVNAMYRIMVDYDAELVESNPLALTKDGDVIPLDARVIVDDNSLYRHPDLEKALEEDPRDVTEFEAYAKKIGFHYVELDGDIGIIGNGAGLTMSTMDLVYHFGGRPANFLDIGGGASREVVREAVKVLLNHPRVKVIFINIFGGITRADEVAWGVRDALAQAGGAGKKIVVRMKGTNEELGKAILAEVGTPLFENAEEAAKKAVELAGA; encoded by the coding sequence ATGAAGTTACATGAGTATGAGGCTAAGGAATTGTTTTCAAAATACGGAGTTAGAATCCCGCCGGGCAGGGTGGCGACAACGCCGGAGGAAGTCCGCAGAATCGCCAGCGAGCTGGGGCCGCCTGTAGTTCTCAAGGCGCAGGTAGTGGTGGCAGGGAGGGGCAAGGCCGGCGGCATAAAGACGGCGAACACGCCGGAGGAGGCGTACGAGCTTTCACAAAAGATGTTTGGTATGAATATCAAGGGGCTTACAGTGAAGAAGATCTACGTCACAAAATACGTCGAGGTGAGTAGGGAGATGTATCTATCGCTGATTATCGACAGGGCAACGCGTAGATATCTATTCCTCGCGTCGCCAATTGGCGGCGTAGATATCGAAGAGATCGCCAAGACCGCCCCGGAAAAGATTAGGCGGGTTTACGTAGATCCCTTTGTGGGTCTGAGGGACCACCACGTAAGGGCTGTAGTGTCTTGGCTGGGCTTCCAGCAGGGCACCCCCCAGTGGCAACAAGCGGCGTCTATCGTAAACGCCATGTATAGAATAATGGTGGACTACGACGCCGAGTTGGTAGAGAGCAACCCGCTGGCACTTACAAAAGACGGGGACGTCATACCCCTCGACGCCAGGGTGATAGTCGACGACAACTCGCTGTATAGACACCCAGATTTGGAGAAGGCCTTGGAGGAGGATCCACGCGACGTGACGGAGTTCGAGGCGTATGCGAAGAAAATCGGCTTCCACTACGTCGAACTCGACGGGGACATCGGTATAATTGGGAACGGCGCCGGGCTCACGATGTCCACCATGGACCTTGTGTACCACTTCGGCGGGAGGCCGGCGAACTTCCTAGACATCGGCGGCGGGGCTAGTAGAGAGGTGGTGAGAGAGGCCGTGAAGGTGCTCCTCAACCACCCCAGAGTCAAGGTGATTTTTATAAATATCTTCGGCGGCATAACTAGGGCGGATGAGGTGGCCTGGGGGGTGAGGGACGCCCTCGCCCAGGCCGGCGGGGCTGGCAAGAAGATTGTCGTGAGGATGAAAGGCACAAACGAGGAGCTGGGCAAGGCCATACTTGCAGAGGTTGGAACTCCGCTCTTTGAAAACGCGGAGGAGGCCGCCAAAAAAGCCGTCGAGCTGGCGGGGGCATGA
- the sucD gene encoding succinate--CoA ligase subunit alpha, with the protein MTVLVGPNTRVVVQGATGREGSFHLQRMLEYGTKVVAGVTPGKGGATVHGVPVYDTVEEAVRKHGANASAIFVPAKFAADALMEAVDAGVELAVVITEHIPVHDTLRAVNYARSRGVTVIGPNCPGIVAPPVRTKIGIMPNSIYQTPGKIAVVSRSGTLTYEISYQLVRAGFGINIAIGVGGDPIVGLDLMEATLKVAANPEVEGVVVIGEVGGDAEERLAKLYAEGAINKPMVAYVAGRTAPPGKRMGHAGAIVMLGSGDAKSKIEAFRSAGVPVAETPFEVPQLLAKLLKK; encoded by the coding sequence ATGACGGTGCTTGTGGGTCCCAACACTAGAGTAGTTGTCCAGGGCGCCACCGGGCGCGAGGGCTCTTTCCACCTCCAGCGGATGCTAGAATACGGCACTAAGGTGGTGGCCGGCGTCACGCCGGGCAAGGGAGGAGCCACAGTCCACGGCGTGCCTGTCTACGACACTGTGGAGGAGGCCGTGCGTAAACACGGAGCAAACGCCTCAGCCATCTTCGTACCTGCAAAATTCGCAGCCGACGCCTTGATGGAGGCTGTCGACGCTGGCGTCGAGCTCGCGGTGGTGATAACAGAGCACATACCTGTACACGACACGTTGCGAGCTGTGAACTACGCCAGGTCGAGGGGGGTGACCGTAATTGGGCCCAACTGCCCCGGGATAGTGGCACCCCCCGTGCGGACGAAGATAGGCATAATGCCAAACAGCATATACCAAACCCCCGGCAAAATAGCGGTGGTGAGCAGGTCGGGCACGTTGACCTATGAGATATCGTACCAGCTGGTGAGGGCGGGCTTCGGCATCAACATAGCGATAGGCGTCGGCGGCGACCCAATAGTAGGGCTCGACTTGATGGAGGCCACCCTCAAGGTGGCGGCCAACCCAGAGGTGGAGGGGGTTGTAGTCATCGGCGAGGTGGGCGGCGACGCGGAGGAGAGGCTGGCGAAGCTGTACGCAGAAGGCGCGATAAACAAGCCCATGGTGGCGTACGTCGCTGGCCGCACCGCCCCGCCAGGCAAGCGCATGGGCCACGCCGGGGCCATCGTAATGCTGGGCTCCGGAGACGCCAAGAGCAAGATTGAGGCGTTTAGATCGGCCGGCGTGCCAGTCGCCGAGACACCATTTGAAGTACCCCAGCTACTGGCAAAGCTACTAAAGAAGTAG
- a CDS encoding PLP-dependent aminotransferase family protein yields the protein MNIEQLVSSRTQFMTASEIRELLRWATADVISFGGGMPDPSTFPIEDIAKIVAYVLEAYPHKALQYGSTEGVLELRQEIAKFSESFRGIKARPENIIVTVGSQEALELLGRVFIDPGDVVITENPTYLAALQAWRVYQPRLVGVPMDEHGMVVEILEERVKQLKAEGARIKFIYTIPTAQNPSGLTMSQDRRKYLLEVAERFDLMIVEDDPYSYFLFESIEVSPIKALDKSDRVIYLSTASKIFAPGFRLGWVIAREDVIKWFNLAKQSLNLNTSNFVQYIFAEGLRRNVVLKNLPHVRDLYKRKRDAMLAALETYMPPGVAWTKPSGGMFIWVTAPPHVDTKELLKTAVTQYKVAFVPGHGFFVDQSVRNAMRLNFTYPSFEQINEGIRRLAMAIKGA from the coding sequence ATGAATATCGAACAGCTCGTCTCCTCCCGCACACAGTTTATGACAGCGAGCGAGATTAGGGAGCTCTTGAGGTGGGCCACGGCAGACGTCATATCTTTTGGGGGCGGGATGCCGGACCCCTCCACCTTCCCCATTGAGGATATTGCCAAAATCGTCGCCTACGTCCTAGAGGCGTATCCGCACAAGGCGTTGCAGTACGGCTCCACCGAGGGAGTCCTCGAGCTACGCCAGGAGATTGCCAAGTTCAGCGAGTCTTTCAGGGGGATCAAGGCCAGGCCCGAGAACATAATTGTGACTGTCGGTAGCCAGGAGGCGCTGGAGCTACTCGGCCGCGTCTTCATAGACCCAGGCGATGTCGTTATAACGGAGAACCCCACGTACCTCGCGGCGCTCCAGGCGTGGAGGGTCTACCAGCCGAGGCTGGTGGGCGTGCCGATGGACGAACACGGTATGGTGGTGGAGATACTCGAGGAGAGAGTAAAACAACTCAAGGCAGAGGGAGCCCGTATAAAGTTCATCTACACCATACCCACGGCGCAGAACCCCTCCGGGCTCACCATGTCGCAAGACCGGAGGAAGTACCTACTGGAGGTCGCGGAGAGGTTCGACCTAATGATCGTAGAGGACGACCCATACTCATACTTCCTCTTCGAGTCCATCGAGGTCTCGCCAATAAAGGCGCTGGACAAGAGCGACAGAGTCATCTACCTATCCACCGCCTCTAAGATCTTCGCACCTGGCTTCCGCCTAGGCTGGGTTATAGCAAGAGAGGATGTTATCAAGTGGTTCAACCTTGCCAAGCAGTCCCTAAATCTCAACACTTCTAACTTTGTGCAGTACATCTTCGCCGAGGGCCTGCGGCGCAACGTCGTGCTCAAGAATCTCCCCCACGTGAGGGACCTATACAAAAGGAAGAGAGACGCCATGCTGGCGGCTCTGGAGACCTACATGCCTCCGGGGGTGGCCTGGACCAAGCCCAGCGGCGGCATGTTTATCTGGGTCACCGCCCCGCCCCACGTCGACACAAAAGAGCTTTTGAAAACCGCCGTGACGCAGTACAAGGTAGCCTTCGTGCCCGGCCACGGCTTCTTTGTCGACCAGTCTGTGAGGAACGCGATGAGGCTAAACTTCACCTACCCATCGTTTGAGCAAATTAACGAGGGGATCCGGCGCCTCGCCATGGCTATCAAAGGCGCATGA
- the ilvA gene encoding threonine ammonia-lyase: MIPLEEATTVIKEKQREGKIHRTPTLRSESLSRVTGGEVFLKLEALQKTGSFKIRGAYFAMHKYIQEGYREFITASSGNHAQGVAYAAQLHGVRATVVMPETTPWLKVKKTQDYGATVILHGESYYEAEIKAMELVGGGAKFLHAYNDWYVISGQSTLGVEILEDLESVDVVVVPVGGGGLISGVAYAVKKRRPGVRVVGVQASGAPAVYLSLKEGGLVTIDRVDTIADGIAVKRPGDITLKLIQEYVDDIVLVDDNEIVDAIYLLLERTSVVAEGAGAVAVAALMSGKVDVRGKRAVAVVSGGNIDAPILMRVLMKALARQRRVVRLVGEVPDRPGTLAKASSLLASHNVNILEVYHERYDPEQRPNYVRLIFVVEIPGTLDMSKLLDELERSGFYFKLAPH; this comes from the coding sequence ATGATCCCGCTGGAAGAGGCTACCACGGTCATAAAAGAGAAGCAGCGGGAGGGGAAGATACACAGGACGCCGACTCTGAGATCCGAGTCTCTGTCTAGAGTCACGGGGGGCGAGGTTTTCCTAAAGCTGGAGGCTCTGCAGAAGACCGGCTCCTTCAAGATAAGAGGGGCCTACTTCGCCATGCATAAATACATACAGGAGGGGTACCGCGAGTTTATAACGGCTTCCTCGGGCAACCACGCCCAGGGGGTGGCCTACGCCGCCCAGCTACACGGCGTTAGGGCCACTGTGGTTATGCCTGAGACTACTCCGTGGCTGAAGGTGAAGAAGACGCAAGATTATGGTGCCACTGTGATTCTGCATGGGGAGAGTTACTACGAAGCTGAGATAAAGGCGATGGAGCTCGTGGGCGGCGGCGCCAAGTTTCTACACGCCTACAACGACTGGTACGTAATCTCGGGCCAGTCCACACTCGGCGTCGAGATTCTTGAGGATTTGGAGAGTGTGGATGTTGTGGTTGTGCCGGTGGGTGGGGGTGGGCTTATATCTGGCGTCGCGTACGCTGTTAAGAAGAGGAGACCTGGCGTGAGGGTGGTGGGGGTGCAGGCCAGCGGGGCGCCTGCGGTTTATCTTTCGCTGAAGGAGGGCGGGCTGGTTACTATTGACAGGGTGGACACAATTGCCGACGGCATCGCGGTGAAGAGGCCGGGGGACATTACGCTGAAGCTTATCCAGGAGTATGTAGACGACATTGTCTTGGTTGATGACAACGAGATTGTCGACGCCATCTACCTACTGCTGGAGAGGACGAGTGTGGTGGCCGAGGGCGCGGGGGCGGTGGCTGTGGCCGCCTTGATGTCGGGGAAGGTCGATGTGCGTGGGAAGAGGGCTGTGGCGGTGGTGTCCGGCGGCAATATAGACGCGCCGATTCTCATGCGGGTGTTGATGAAGGCCTTGGCGAGGCAGAGGCGTGTTGTTAGGCTCGTTGGGGAGGTGCCCGACAGACCTGGCACGCTGGCCAAGGCGTCGTCGCTACTGGCTTCTCACAACGTCAATATTCTGGAGGTCTACCACGAGCGTTACGATCCTGAGCAGAGGCCGAACTACGTGAGGCTTATATTCGTCGTGGAGATACCAGGCACTCTCGACATGTCGAAACTGCTGGATGAACTGGAGAGGAGCGGCTTCTACTTCAAGCTGGCTCCTCACTAA
- the alaXM gene encoding alanyl-tRNA editing protein AlaXM → MKTKLLYQEDSYVKEFDATVLDVSGNEVVLDKTAFHDGTGGVEADSGFLVFGGERYGAKAAHKGGEVVHVLDRLPVFKPGDVVRGVVDWEKRYRKMRLHTAAHILSAVLYNRYNALITGGEITHEYARDDFNIEGDMAAVRKIFEEAVAEANQIAQRGIEVRVYWLPREEALKIPGVVKLAEKMPPDLPTLRIVEIPGVDIQADGGPHVRNTKEIGTVRIIKVENRGRGKKRLYYTVE, encoded by the coding sequence ATGAAGACCAAGTTGCTCTACCAAGAGGACTCCTACGTCAAGGAGTTCGACGCAACTGTGCTCGACGTCTCTGGGAACGAGGTGGTGCTGGACAAAACCGCGTTTCACGACGGGACTGGGGGCGTCGAGGCTGACAGCGGCTTTCTTGTGTTTGGAGGGGAGAGGTACGGCGCCAAGGCGGCTCACAAGGGTGGAGAGGTGGTACACGTCTTGGATAGGCTGCCTGTTTTTAAGCCGGGCGACGTGGTGAGGGGCGTGGTTGACTGGGAGAAGCGGTATAGGAAAATGAGGCTCCACACGGCGGCGCATATACTATCTGCCGTTCTCTACAACAGGTACAACGCCTTGATTACAGGGGGCGAAATTACACATGAATACGCCCGCGACGACTTCAATATAGAGGGGGACATGGCCGCCGTGAGGAAGATATTCGAGGAGGCGGTTGCGGAGGCGAACCAGATAGCGCAGCGGGGTATCGAGGTTAGGGTGTACTGGCTACCGCGTGAGGAGGCGTTGAAGATCCCGGGGGTGGTGAAGCTGGCGGAGAAGATGCCGCCCGACCTCCCCACCCTCAGAATTGTGGAGATCCCCGGCGTAGATATACAGGCGGACGGGGGGCCCCACGTCAGGAACACGAAGGAGATAGGGACCGTCAGGATTATCAAGGTTGAGAACAGGGGGAGGGGGAAGAAGAGGCTTTACTACACTGTGGAGTAG
- a CDS encoding cation:proton antiporter produces the protein MESPLGAASVSILLGVLFAYVLDRLEFPPFLGFFIAGVLTRYLLGVHLPEIYLQVLISLVAFEVGRQLGVSGLSPAAFFAVILETAFITGLSVLIFRLAGFKTIEALAVALMLLSSSSLLVLKLTQSLPTEARNIAMSLTTLEDTVLFFALSLLTGGTTVESLPVNLVVITILGGVSLALFSYIDRFIIGRDYALPFALATAFGFVYVVQYLRIASPYLGAFLAGYVFSRTDTRGVHTKEAAALSGLIIYAYMLAVGVSLPTPRLNLLFFALSIAVALLAVLIRSVSVFFASLFVTGSPRLSAGVSLSTAHLSELSLTIPVLAYSFGVVKNSELVFALSIAPIFTLFIAPLVWRQRSLIESYVGSRVKELKSTVAYEKLYKVITRAFTTAAKLAILMVVVALAFSYMGVLSLVVLIPSAYFLSKYFREIYNDLLIALREYEGARYGSVTVLISTSALALYVAIALLSPILEAHVYIIGLIIAVLTYTLYVVYRELQSDRDRRLSSSTTTR, from the coding sequence GTGGAGTCTCCGCTGGGCGCCGCCTCGGTTTCGATACTCCTCGGCGTTTTATTCGCCTATGTCCTCGACAGGTTAGAGTTCCCGCCGTTTCTGGGTTTTTTCATAGCCGGGGTCTTGACGAGGTACCTCCTAGGCGTCCACCTGCCCGAGATATACCTCCAAGTCCTCATATCGCTGGTCGCGTTTGAGGTGGGGCGCCAGCTGGGGGTGAGCGGCCTGTCGCCAGCGGCCTTCTTCGCGGTTATTCTAGAAACCGCGTTTATTACCGGCCTCTCAGTTCTAATATTCAGACTCGCCGGGTTTAAGACAATAGAGGCCCTGGCCGTGGCTTTGATGTTGCTGAGCTCGTCTAGCCTCCTCGTGCTGAAGCTCACCCAAAGCCTCCCCACGGAGGCTAGAAACATCGCCATGTCTCTCACAACGCTGGAGGACACAGTTCTCTTTTTTGCACTGAGCCTCCTCACCGGCGGGACAACCGTGGAGAGCTTGCCCGTCAACCTCGTCGTAATAACTATCCTCGGCGGCGTGTCTCTCGCGTTGTTCTCCTACATAGACAGGTTTATAATTGGACGCGACTACGCCCTGCCCTTTGCCTTAGCCACGGCGTTTGGTTTTGTCTACGTCGTCCAGTACCTCCGCATAGCCTCTCCCTATCTCGGGGCCTTTCTCGCCGGGTACGTCTTCTCGAGGACGGATACGCGTGGCGTACATACAAAAGAGGCGGCCGCCCTCTCTGGCCTAATAATCTACGCATATATGCTAGCCGTGGGCGTCTCCCTCCCGACGCCTAGGCTGAATCTGTTGTTTTTCGCTCTCAGCATAGCCGTGGCGCTTCTCGCAGTGCTCATCAGATCTGTATCCGTCTTCTTCGCATCTCTTTTCGTCACGGGTAGTCCAAGGCTATCCGCCGGCGTCTCGCTGTCAACCGCCCACCTCTCGGAGCTGTCCCTCACAATTCCGGTGCTGGCGTACAGCTTCGGCGTCGTAAAAAACTCAGAGCTTGTGTTCGCCCTCTCGATCGCTCCGATATTTACGCTATTCATAGCGCCTCTTGTGTGGCGGCAACGTAGCCTCATTGAAAGCTACGTCGGGAGCCGTGTGAAGGAGCTTAAATCCACCGTGGCCTACGAAAAGCTCTACAAGGTTATCACGCGCGCCTTCACGACCGCGGCCAAGCTGGCGATTCTAATGGTGGTCGTCGCGCTTGCCTTTAGTTACATGGGCGTGCTGTCTCTCGTAGTCTTGATACCTTCCGCCTACTTCCTCTCAAAATACTTTAGAGAGATCTACAACGACTTGTTGATAGCGCTGAGGGAATACGAGGGGGCGCGCTACGGAAGCGTGACTGTGCTCATCTCCACGTCGGCCCTGGCGCTGTACGTAGCAATCGCCCTCCTGTCCCCCATACTGGAGGCCCACGTCTACATCATAGGGCTGATAATCGCGGTGCTCACCTACACCCTCTACGTAGTCTACCGGGAGCTACAGAGCGACCGCGACAGGCGGTTGAGCTCCTCGACCACTACGCGGTAG